TCAGGAATCAAGCTATTAACTTTTCGTTCCATCAACATACTACCTTCAGCACGACAAGGTACAACGATATCTTTATCTTCATACGTTGTCACATCATCATACGTATATGACATATAAATCGTCGTGAAATGATGTTCCAAATAAGGAGTTACTTCATCTAAAGACATGCTAGTCGTATAAGTAGGCGAATCTCCTATAAGTCGGAAGTTCATGGCATTAGTCGGATCGGCAGGTTCAGCTGTCAATGTCCCATTTTCGTTAAAAGTCAACACAATCTTATATTTATCTCTATCCTTCAATTCTTCACTAATGACTCCGGCATAGAAGAAGCATTGATTCTCACTCACTACATGCAAGGTACGTGTACTTGAAACCATAGCACTCGTATTATCCATCATATATACAAACATATTGGTGGCCCCATAAGATCCTGAATAATCATTAAACGGCATCACACGAAGAAGTGCTTTACGATAATTCTTACGTGGATTCGGATCATACGAGTCACTATCCAAAATCGTCAATGGAAGTACCCATTTATCAACAAGATCCAGTCCGTTAAATTTGAATTTAATATCAAACAAACCTTGACATTCCCCAGCCGGGATATGACAAGTAGGAGAGGCAAACTCATAGTGTTTCTTATCCAGCAATTGGAAATACAAGTCTTCACGTTGTTTCCAGCGAGCTTCATTCAAACCAATCAATGTATCCGGATCCACATCAATAGCAACATCCAGATCTCTTTCATTCATAGTAGAGCCACCTACAATCACCGGTAGCCGATAAGTCACTTCACCGTTGGCTTGGTAACGCAAATATACATCAGTCACTCCCTTACTATTGACAGGGGCTTTCAATCCGACATTTTGCACATACACTTCTTCCACCCATTCATTGTTACATGCACCAGTCAGAACAAGCGTTAATAACAATATAAAATATACGATATAATTCTTCATATTTTTCCATTTAATAAGGTTAATCATAATATGTCCATCCCGGGTTCTGAGTCAGACGCAAGTTTCTTCTCAACTGATCATGGGAAATCGGCCAGAAATACATTTTACGACTAAAAGTAGTCGGCAAGTTCGAATTGATCACTTGAGTATGAAATAAGTCTCTTTCTGTTTTACTCATATATGCATTGCAACCATACATCTGCTGCGACTCCTCATATTCGGCATCCTTCCAACGGCGCAGATCAAAGTAACGACTGTTTTCTGCAAATAACTCTATCTGGCGCTCATGCTTCAAATGCTTGCGGAACTCATCAGCATTCTCATAAACATCTGATCCAAAATCAGGAACTCCTCCACGAATACGAACTCTGGAAATAGCATAACTCATTTCATTCTTATCACGTGAAATATCATAAGACTGAGTTCCATCCCATGAAGGAATCTGATAAGTACTCGCACCTAATTCATTTAATGCCTCTGCATACCATAACAACACATCAGCATAACGAATACCAATCACAGGCTTTGAGATAACCCCTCCCTCTGTCTTAAAGTTGTCACGAGAACTAACAAATTTCCTGATCCCAATACCAGTAGCCAACCAACGATCACCTGAATTACTCCAGCCACTCTCTTCACCACGATAATACCATATGATTAGATTCCGGTCATACGACTGTACAGCATTAGTACCATTCCATAAGCAACCATTGTATGCTACCGTAGCATAAAAACGTGGTTCACGATGTCCATATTGTTTGTTTACACCTTCCACCAATGGCGCCCAATCACCACTAGCTGCTTCCTCGGCACTCACATAATTTTCATCACCCGTCCAGTCTTTCGTCTTATCAAAAGGTTTTCCGGTATTCATCTGGTAGGCATCGCATTGCTTACCTGTCATAGCATGACAATTATAACCTCCGAATGCAATTGGCATCTGATGTTGAATCATCGTATTGATATCTCCGTTGTTCTGTCCGGTTGTAAAAATCATCTCTTTGTTTTCCGAAGGAAAAATCACTCCATTAAAAAGTGTCTCGTAGGACTGTAACGGGTCAATATTCCGCCATCCTGCAGGAAAATCCGCATGAGAATATACCGCATGCGTAGGAGGAGCAATCGTTGCCGGATTATCAATTGTACCAGTAGAGTGAGCTGAAACCGTATGTAGCTCATACACACCCTTACGACCAAGTTCTACCACATCACGAGCAGCTGCTGCCGCCTTTGCCCACTTTTCTTCATTGTATTCTTGAGCCATCAGATAGCGTCCTTCATCATCCACCAAATCCGTGAAACGTTCAGTATCGGTTGGACGCGGATTATTAAGAGGGCTGGCAGCATAAAGCAATGCTTTTGCGCGAGTTGCCAAAGCTGCTCCACGAGTAGGACGTGCCATATTACGTGTATCACGTTTCAATGGTAGGTCTTTCGCTGCAAGCTTCATTTCCTCTGCAATGTAGTTGACACAATCGTCATACGTGCTACGTGGGATATAAAGATCCTCATAAGCAGCATTATAGTCCATCACACCATCATTAGGTATAATTGGTATAGGACCGTACTTTTGCAACAACTTCCAGTAGAAATAAGCGCGTACAAAACGGGCCTGTGCTTTATAATCAACAATTTCATCCGGAGTCATTTCTTTATTTCGGTCAATATTCTGAATAAAAATCGAGGCATGACGAATACCATCATAAGCTTGTGCCCAAGAGTCTTGTTTCCAATTCTCATCATATTCACAATATTTGAATACACGATATTCAAGATTACGGTCGCTATAACACATATCGTCAGAAAAGTTAGTGATACAGTTATCTTTCGAACCAATATCAATGTTACTCCATGTCAGCCAAGCGTATGCAGTCGCCAACCATTGTTCCGACCATTCTTTATTTTCGAATATATTTTCCAAACTCTGGGTATTTTCTCCCAATTTCCCCTCCACGCTCAAATAATCTGAACAAGAGGAAACCATCATTCCCATACTGATAATGGTGGAAAACAATATATGTTTCTTTTTCATATTTCGTATTATATATTAACAGTTAAACCTAAAGTGAGCATTTTAGACAATGGATACTGCTGTCCGTTAGAGCTCCCCATTTCAGGATCCCATAATTTGAATTTAGAGAATGTTAACAGATTTGTCCCGATAAAGAAGATGCGTACATTATTCATCAAGATTGCACGGCTGATGTTCTTTGGAAGTGTATAACCCACCTCTACCGTTTTCAGGCGCAGATATGAACCATCACGCAACCAATATGTCGATTCACGGTTATTGTTACTGTTATTCTGCCAAGTCAAACGAGGATATTTGGCATCAGGATTCTCATTCGTGCCAAGACTCCAGTAGTTTCCTACTACATCCGTAAGAATGTTACCCCAGTCACCACCACTAAATGGTCTGACTCCAAAACCATCAATAAAGAAAGAGGATTTACCAGCACCTTGGAAATGTAGATTCACATCGAACCCTTTCCATGTAGCAGACATACCAAAGCCGTAAATCAAATTCGGACGGGTTGTAGAACCAATAGGTACCCTATCACTATCATTAATCACGCCATCACTGTTCACATCTTTATATTTAATATCACCAGGCATTACTGTTCCCCATTCTGTTTGTTGAGGACTGTTACGTATATCATCATAATCCTTAAATAAGCCAAGAGCTATCAGACCTTTCGCTTGATTGACACGATACCCTGTATCACGTATATAAGGATATGCGCTATTTGCCTCGTCAGCAGCCAGAATCTTATTATTACTATAAGTGAAATTACCGCGTACAGTCAGACTGACATTGCCTATATTCTGTTTGAAAGCCACATTTCCATCAAAACCGGTAGAACGTACCTTACCTACATTCGCACTAGGTGTAAGATAACTCAGACCTAAAGTTCCTGGTAAACTTTGACGCTGCATAAAGATTCCATCACGTGTTTCATGAAAGTAATCTACAGTACCAGTAAACCTGTCATCCCATAACGAGAAGTCAACACCTATATCATGCTTAGTAGCAATCTCCCATGTCACACCAGAAGAAGATATCTGCTTATAAATCTGTCCATTATCCACATTAGGAGTATTGTAATCTCCCCAATTATAAGGATTTCTACTTTCAAAAAGCTCCAGATAAGGGAAACGAGTTCCAATATTGTCACTACCTACCTTACCATAAGAATAACGAAGCTTAAACATATTCATCCATTTCAGATTCTTCTTAATAATAGGTTCTTCCGCAATATTCCATGCTACTGAGTATGCAGGAAAGAAACCAAACTGGTTACCTGGGGCAAAATTTTCTGAACCATTGTAACCAAAGTTGAAATCAACCATATAGCGATATTTCCATCCATAGGTAACACGACCAGCAAGTCCCATGTGTCTATTAGGTAGCCAATCATAGCCGACTGTACTTTGTGTGTTGACATATTCATCCTGAGTATATTTCAACGTACCGCCCACCGAATGATCGCCGAATCGACGATCATATTGCAGAATAGCCTCCAAAAACTGCCTACGGTTACCTGAAGCAGAAGACTCATGAAACATCAGCTGTTTCTCTGCCACTTTTTTGAAAACGATTTCCCCGTTAGAATCTCGCTGACGTTCGGCTTGCCATTGTTCAGGCCACTGCTTATGATTACGATAGTTATTGTTATAAGTATCAAATCCAAAACGTCCGGTAAACTTCAAACCTTTCGTTATAAAATCCAATTTCTGATCCAAAGTTGCATTCGTTTGAATTACGTTCTGCCACTCCTCATAATAACCGGTTTGTGTAGCAATTACCCATGGATTAGTACGTTCACTTGTTCCAGCGGCCGGAATTCTTCCGTTCGAAAAAATTACCGGCATATTAATAGGTGTCTGTCCCATTACAGACTTCCACAATGCATCAGAACCAAGTCCCGGATCATTCTGAGTAGAAAGCCAGCCTGAAACACCTACCGTCACCATGGTGGTCTTTGTAACGTCAAAATCTACATTCATACGATAGTTCCAACGCTGATAATTGGCATTTGTATTATAATCTTTCAACTTGCCGTCTGTCTTATACATACCTCCCTCGCTAACATAGCTTGCTGACACAAAGTAGCGTGCCACAGAGCCACCGCCACTTATATCAAGATTAGCACGATAAGTCATTGCACCGTCTCTTAACAATACATCCATCCAGTCTACATTCGGATACAAATCTGGATCCAGTCCTGTCTGAA
The Bacteroides luhongzhouii DNA segment above includes these coding regions:
- a CDS encoding DUF4973 domain-containing protein, whose translation is MKNYIVYFILLLTLVLTGACNNEWVEEVYVQNVGLKAPVNSKGVTDVYLRYQANGEVTYRLPVIVGGSTMNERDLDVAIDVDPDTLIGLNEARWKQREDLYFQLLDKKHYEFASPTCHIPAGECQGLFDIKFKFNGLDLVDKWVLPLTILDSDSYDPNPRKNYRKALLRVMPFNDYSGSYGATNMFVYMMDNTSAMVSSTRTLHVVSENQCFFYAGVISEELKDRDKYKIVLTFNENGTLTAEPADPTNAMNFRLIGDSPTYTTSMSLDEVTPYLEHHFTTIYMSYTYDDVTTYEDKDIVVPCRAEGSMLMERKVNSLIPDTDQAIQW
- a CDS encoding SusC/RagA family TonB-linked outer membrane protein; protein product: MRKFLFMILLLTTGCVIDMYAQSQTIEVTGMVRDAEKIPLAGVNISVKNVAGLGVITNIDGEYKIKIAPYSTLIFSYIGFETQEVLIKDNMSKVDVTLRESSASVIDEVVITGTGAQKKITMTGAVSTVDVDVLKSSPTSSLVNALAGNVPGVLARQTSGRPGANMSEFWIRGISTFGAGSGALVLVDGFERSLNEVNVEDIESFSVLKDASATAIYGSRGANGVVLITTKRGKAGKININAKVETSYNTRTMTPDFVDGYTYATMLNESRTTRSQQPMYSQDELRLIQTGLDPDLYPNVDWMDVLLRDGAMTYRANLDISGGGSVARYFVSASYVSEGGMYKTDGKLKDYNTNANYQRWNYRMNVDFDVTKTTMVTVGVSGWLSTQNDPGLGSDALWKSVMGQTPINMPVIFSNGRIPAAGTSERTNPWVIATQTGYYEEWQNVIQTNATLDQKLDFITKGLKFTGRFGFDTYNNNYRNHKQWPEQWQAERQRDSNGEIVFKKVAEKQLMFHESSASGNRRQFLEAILQYDRRFGDHSVGGTLKYTQDEYVNTQSTVGYDWLPNRHMGLAGRVTYGWKYRYMVDFNFGYNGSENFAPGNQFGFFPAYSVAWNIAEEPIIKKNLKWMNMFKLRYSYGKVGSDNIGTRFPYLELFESRNPYNWGDYNTPNVDNGQIYKQISSSGVTWEIATKHDIGVDFSLWDDRFTGTVDYFHETRDGIFMQRQSLPGTLGLSYLTPSANVGKVRSTGFDGNVAFKQNIGNVSLTVRGNFTYSNNKILAADEANSAYPYIRDTGYRVNQAKGLIALGLFKDYDDIRNSPQQTEWGTVMPGDIKYKDVNSDGVINDSDRVPIGSTTRPNLIYGFGMSATWKGFDVNLHFQGAGKSSFFIDGFGVRPFSGGDWGNILTDVVGNYWSLGTNENPDAKYPRLTWQNNSNNNRESTYWLRDGSYLRLKTVEVGYTLPKNISRAILMNNVRIFFIGTNLLTFSKFKLWDPEMGSSNGQQYPLSKMLTLGLTVNI
- a CDS encoding RagB/SusD family nutrient uptake outer membrane protein, which produces MKKKHILFSTIISMGMMVSSCSDYLSVEGKLGENTQSLENIFENKEWSEQWLATAYAWLTWSNIDIGSKDNCITNFSDDMCYSDRNLEYRVFKYCEYDENWKQDSWAQAYDGIRHASIFIQNIDRNKEMTPDEIVDYKAQARFVRAYFYWKLLQKYGPIPIIPNDGVMDYNAAYEDLYIPRSTYDDCVNYIAEEMKLAAKDLPLKRDTRNMARPTRGAALATRAKALLYAASPLNNPRPTDTERFTDLVDDEGRYLMAQEYNEEKWAKAAAAARDVVELGRKGVYELHTVSAHSTGTIDNPATIAPPTHAVYSHADFPAGWRNIDPLQSYETLFNGVIFPSENKEMIFTTGQNNGDINTMIQHQMPIAFGGYNCHAMTGKQCDAYQMNTGKPFDKTKDWTGDENYVSAEEAASGDWAPLVEGVNKQYGHREPRFYATVAYNGCLWNGTNAVQSYDRNLIIWYYRGEESGWSNSGDRWLATGIGIRKFVSSRDNFKTEGGVISKPVIGIRYADVLLWYAEALNELGASTYQIPSWDGTQSYDISRDKNEMSYAISRVRIRGGVPDFGSDVYENADEFRKHLKHERQIELFAENSRYFDLRRWKDAEYEESQQMYGCNAYMSKTERDLFHTQVINSNLPTTFSRKMYFWPISHDQLRRNLRLTQNPGWTYYD